GAGAATTAGCGAAACAGCGAAAAGCACGGGGCGTTCTGCTGAACTACCCTGAGGCTGCCGCTTATATTACCTGCTTTATCATGGAAGGCGCCCGTGACGGAAAGGGAGTAGCGGAGCTAATGGAAGCCGGACGTCATGTGTTAACGGAAAAAGAGGTGATGGAGGGTGTGCCTGAGATGCTCGACAGCATTCAGGTGGAGGCCACATTTCCGGATGGGGTGAAGCTTGTTACGGTACATCAGCCCATTTCTGCGGAGGTGAAGTCATGAAGCCGGGAGCATTCCAAATTGTTGAGGGAACCATTACGATTAATGAAGGCCGCCAGACACGGGAGATAGCGGTAAAAAACACCGGATCACGCTCCATTCAAGTCGGCTCACATTTTCATTTTGCGGAAGCCAATGGGGCATTAACATTTGACCGCAAGCAGGCAATCGGCATGCGCCTGGACGTTCCATCAGGCACGTCGGTCCGTTTTGAGCCGGGCGAGAGGAAAACGGTTACGCTTGTGGAAATCGGAGGACGAAAGACAATCAGAGGCCTGAACGGAATGGCCGACACGTTTATCGATGAACGCGGCAAAGAAAAAACGGCAGCCAACTTACATCAAGCCGGCTGGATGGAAGGTGTTATCCGATGAAAATGTCACGGGAGCAATATGCGGAGCTGTTTGGTCCGACAACGGGCGATAAAATTAGATTGGGCGATACGGATTTATGGATCGAAGTCGAAAAGGATTTTACAGTATACGGTGAAGAAATGATCTTTGGCGGCGGAAAAACGATCCGCGACGGCATGGGCCAAAACGGCAGAATCACAGGGAAAGACGGCGCTTTGGATTTGGTCATCACCAATGTCGTGCTCTTGGATTACACAGGCATTGTTAAAGCGGATGTCGGTGTGAAGGATGGACGGATTGTCGGCGTCGGGAAAAGCGGAAACCCTGATATCATGGACGGAGTCGATCCGCATATGGTCATCGGCGCGGGTACAGAGGTGATATCAGGTGAAGGCAAAGTCTTAACAGCCGGAGGTGTGGATACGCAC
The Bacillus vallismortis genome window above contains:
- the ureA gene encoding urease subunit gamma; amino-acid sequence: MKLTPVEQEKLLIFAAGELAKQRKARGVLLNYPEAAAYITCFIMEGARDGKGVAELMEAGRHVLTEKEVMEGVPEMLDSIQVEATFPDGVKLVTVHQPISAEVKS
- the ureB gene encoding urease subunit beta; translated protein: MKPGAFQIVEGTITINEGRQTREIAVKNTGSRSIQVGSHFHFAEANGALTFDRKQAIGMRLDVPSGTSVRFEPGERKTVTLVEIGGRKTIRGLNGMADTFIDERGKEKTAANLHQAGWMEGVIR